In a single window of the Streptomyces sp. NBC_00285 genome:
- a CDS encoding polysaccharide deacetylase family protein, translating to MRTHTLLPSLLLIGALSLTTACSSGSAEPASAGPRATSGSPSPVRTVDPARLKGLEIVNDSSEQRSCPFATSYPDVPGAEAMTAAMKKDVEGRLATFREGSCGNGSGGELNISHQFLVASGDVLGVRLTTQDGSAASGGLSTRTYWYDGKAGAYRTAVDLIAGGARNAFVAGLKERLKGREGVDSVSLDDTFSAPASVTSALGDMAFTTDGGLRVSFDRGVVGPPAAGNYVVILSKKTVTPWLSAFGKRAQRQTVTPTSSLDLGATQTPAPVVPTHTASGDDDTDCQKVTCIALTFDDGPAAPETATLLTYLAQYKARATFFTVGQNVASHPELVHAEAAGGHEVGNHSWSHPDLTKLSPEQIAYQLGRTSAAIKAATGKEPVLFRPPYGAINATVRSATKLSPVLWDVDTEDWKYRDSARVAQTVIDKAQRNSVVLMHDIHPTSVAAVPQILRTLTARGYHFVTVSHLRATL from the coding sequence ATGCGTACTCACACCCTGCTTCCCTCGCTTCTGCTGATCGGCGCGCTGTCCCTCACGACGGCCTGCTCGTCCGGTTCCGCGGAGCCGGCCTCCGCAGGCCCGCGCGCCACCAGCGGCTCCCCCTCGCCCGTCCGCACCGTCGACCCGGCACGGCTCAAGGGCCTGGAGATCGTCAACGACAGCAGCGAGCAGCGGTCCTGTCCCTTCGCGACGAGCTACCCCGACGTGCCCGGCGCGGAGGCGATGACGGCCGCGATGAAGAAGGACGTGGAGGGGCGCCTTGCCACCTTCCGTGAAGGCTCGTGCGGGAACGGCTCGGGCGGTGAGCTGAACATCAGCCACCAGTTCCTCGTCGCGTCAGGCGACGTGCTCGGCGTACGGCTCACCACGCAGGACGGCAGTGCCGCCTCGGGCGGTCTGTCCACCAGGACGTACTGGTACGACGGCAAGGCCGGCGCCTACCGCACCGCCGTCGATCTCATCGCCGGAGGAGCGCGGAACGCCTTCGTCGCAGGTCTCAAGGAGCGGCTCAAGGGACGCGAGGGCGTGGACTCCGTCTCCCTCGACGACACGTTCTCCGCCCCGGCCTCTGTCACCAGTGCCCTGGGCGACATGGCTTTCACCACCGACGGCGGACTGCGGGTGAGCTTCGACCGCGGGGTGGTGGGACCTCCGGCCGCCGGGAACTACGTGGTGATCCTCTCCAAGAAGACGGTCACCCCCTGGCTCTCCGCGTTCGGCAAGCGCGCCCAGCGGCAGACCGTGACGCCCACCAGTTCGCTCGACCTGGGCGCCACGCAGACCCCCGCACCGGTCGTCCCCACGCACACCGCCTCGGGCGACGACGACACCGACTGCCAGAAGGTCACCTGCATCGCGCTGACCTTCGACGACGGACCGGCGGCACCGGAGACCGCCACCCTGTTGACCTACCTGGCCCAGTACAAGGCACGCGCCACCTTCTTCACCGTCGGCCAGAACGTCGCCTCCCACCCCGAACTCGTCCACGCCGAGGCGGCCGGCGGACACGAGGTCGGCAACCACTCCTGGAGCCACCCCGACCTGACCAAGCTCAGCCCCGAGCAGATCGCCTACCAACTGGGCCGCACCAGCGCCGCGATCAAGGCCGCCACCGGCAAGGAGCCCGTGCTCTTCCGCCCGCCCTACGGCGCGATCAACGCCACGGTCCGGTCCGCCACCAAGCTCTCCCCCGTGCTGTGGGACGTCGACACCGAGGACTGGAAGTACCGCGACTCCGCCAGGGTCGCCCAGACCGTCATCGACAAGGCGCAGCGCAACAGTGTCGTCCTCATGCACGACATCCACCCCACCTCCGTGGCGGCCGTCCCGCAGATCCTGCGCACGCTCACCGCCCGCGGCTACCACTTCGTCACCGTCAGCCACCTGCGCGCCACCCTCTGA
- a CDS encoding nSTAND1 domain-containing NTPase — protein sequence MGRREKPVDPDAGPVQRLAHELRSLREKAGKPPYREMAKEAGYSITAMSQAAAGDQLPSLAVVRAYAEALDADPNEWERRWREAEAAVRAPAPDERPPYRGLARFEPADSDLFFGRETLVAELAELTRDHRFAAVFGASGSGKSSLLRAGLIPLLRRAEGAERPAVIRVLTPGERPAHTHEQVLVPHELDGDTWVIVDQFEELFTLCHDRAERDRFLDLLLAARAPDSRLRVVLAVRGDFYGHCAEHRGLAAAVGQANLLVGPMSRDELREVITGPAAAAGLNVERALTARIIDEIADRPGALPMLSHALLQTWARRRGQLLTLAAYEDTGGVQGAIAATAEEVYGGLSAEQGRAARSVLLRLIAPGDGTADTRRPASRTELGSGVQEVLEHLVAARLVTLDGDTVELAHEALITGWPRLAGWIEVDRERLREQRRLDEAARGWEELARDPGTLYRGTRLARAEELFVRQGNVEEPARSSDPARSYDDLTVRERSFLAASLAARDAEGEAETRTARRTRSLTIGLSVFLVLALAAGLIAWQRNEVSQKESAKAAARRLATVAESLQSTDPRTAALLGVAAWKTAPLTESRSALLGALAQPERDAFTDPRSGKDVRRFLSDGGRTLLSIDGTTVIARHVADHRISATYHLPSGTQVGNVGPDSRFLDVIGPDGDERLWNLPAGRSAAELGQTLLWDSSPDGTTYLTGPTDSPGTIRLHRTDNGETLFATDLPRPLTSAAVGPGGRLLAVCPAEGPIQLWDTRDRKRLPGAWEKADKTVCGTGTGADGGSRMLRFSADGSRLAAVYGTSAQVWDVSAGQAVADFTSDGITGFTQAALSPDGRFLATADDHELAVWRLATGGTLVFGRPISQDEATWLAWDRGTSRLLRYLDGATVHTLDLTGRLSPRWQNTPVDASALSPNGQALATVTRSGSGYRFELRTTRTDKVVAHARLGALPSASDEEAPLLAYSPDSSELGVADTVSSHGTLRLRFTVWDVRTHRVRTSFDSAGAADRPATAVALGPGGHTLLAVRMTADSTVTEVWNTGDRRRSRTLRGLSGEALASRPDGDLLVSSGDQYADPGTGKVSGRALADGREVTALAFSPDGTRLAVGDARGHVTLWDGDVRRRTGAVAGTSDTVSAGEPEAVEAIAFSSDGGTLAVGGANGTLRLWDTATQQLLGTDLPTPGDEIGSLAFAEDGGTVYTSSPYVPLGRLSIAPDRAVRTICARTGGGLTEAQWRTYVPDAPYENVCATSG from the coding sequence GTGGGACGACGCGAGAAGCCGGTCGATCCCGACGCCGGTCCCGTACAGCGGCTCGCCCATGAGCTGCGGAGCCTCCGGGAGAAGGCCGGGAAGCCGCCGTACCGGGAGATGGCGAAGGAGGCGGGCTACTCGATCACCGCCATGTCCCAGGCGGCGGCCGGTGATCAGCTGCCGTCCCTGGCGGTGGTGCGGGCGTACGCCGAGGCGCTCGACGCCGATCCGAACGAGTGGGAGCGGCGCTGGCGGGAGGCGGAGGCCGCGGTCCGTGCGCCCGCTCCCGACGAGCGGCCCCCGTACCGCGGGCTGGCCCGGTTCGAGCCGGCTGACAGCGACCTGTTCTTCGGACGGGAGACGCTCGTCGCCGAGCTGGCGGAGCTGACGCGTGACCACCGGTTCGCGGCGGTGTTCGGGGCGTCCGGCAGCGGCAAGTCCTCCCTTCTGCGGGCGGGTCTGATCCCCCTGCTCCGCCGGGCGGAGGGTGCCGAACGGCCCGCTGTGATCCGTGTACTCACTCCAGGCGAGCGGCCGGCGCACACGCACGAGCAGGTCCTCGTCCCGCACGAACTCGACGGGGACACCTGGGTGATCGTCGATCAGTTCGAGGAACTGTTCACCCTCTGCCACGACCGCGCGGAACGCGACCGGTTCCTCGACCTGCTGCTCGCCGCCCGGGCGCCGGACAGCCGACTGCGCGTGGTGCTCGCGGTGCGGGGCGATTTCTACGGCCACTGCGCCGAGCACCGTGGGCTCGCCGCAGCCGTCGGTCAGGCCAACCTCCTGGTCGGACCGATGAGCCGGGACGAGCTGCGCGAGGTGATCACCGGGCCGGCCGCTGCCGCGGGACTGAACGTCGAACGCGCCCTCACCGCCCGGATCATCGACGAGATCGCCGACCGGCCGGGCGCCCTGCCCATGCTGTCCCACGCCCTGCTGCAGACCTGGGCCCGCCGTCGTGGCCAACTGCTCACCCTGGCGGCGTACGAGGACACCGGCGGTGTTCAGGGCGCGATCGCCGCCACCGCCGAAGAGGTGTACGGCGGACTGTCCGCCGAGCAGGGCCGTGCCGCCCGGAGCGTCCTGCTGAGGCTGATCGCCCCTGGTGACGGCACCGCCGACACCCGTCGCCCAGCCTCCCGCACCGAACTCGGGAGTGGCGTGCAGGAGGTGCTGGAACACCTGGTGGCCGCCCGTCTGGTCACGCTCGACGGCGACACGGTGGAACTCGCGCACGAGGCCCTGATCACCGGCTGGCCGCGCCTGGCCGGCTGGATCGAGGTGGACCGGGAACGGCTGCGCGAGCAGCGTCGGCTCGATGAGGCGGCCCGCGGCTGGGAGGAGCTGGCACGCGATCCCGGCACGCTGTACCGGGGCACGCGGCTGGCCCGGGCGGAGGAGCTGTTCGTCCGGCAGGGCAACGTTGAAGAGCCGGCGCGGTCGAGCGATCCGGCGCGGTCGTACGACGATCTCACCGTGCGGGAGCGTTCCTTCCTCGCCGCCTCCCTCGCAGCCAGGGACGCCGAGGGCGAGGCCGAGACCCGCACCGCACGCCGGACCCGTTCCCTGACCATCGGTCTGTCCGTGTTCCTCGTCCTCGCGCTGGCCGCCGGCCTGATCGCCTGGCAGCGCAACGAGGTGAGCCAGAAGGAGTCCGCCAAGGCCGCCGCCCGCCGCCTGGCCACCGTGGCCGAGAGTCTGCAATCCACCGATCCCCGCACCGCGGCCCTGCTCGGCGTCGCCGCCTGGAAGACCGCCCCGCTCACCGAGTCCCGCTCGGCCCTGCTGGGCGCCCTGGCCCAGCCGGAACGCGATGCCTTCACCGACCCCCGGTCCGGGAAGGATGTGCGGCGCTTCCTCTCCGACGGCGGCCGGACCCTGCTCAGCATCGACGGCACCACCGTGATCGCCCGCCATGTCGCCGACCACAGGATCAGCGCCACCTACCACCTGCCGAGCGGCACCCAGGTGGGCAACGTCGGGCCCGACTCCAGGTTCCTCGACGTCATCGGCCCGGACGGGGACGAAAGGCTGTGGAACCTGCCTGCGGGCAGAAGTGCCGCCGAACTGGGGCAGACACTGCTCTGGGACAGCTCCCCCGACGGGACCACGTACCTCACCGGGCCGACGGACAGCCCGGGCACGATCCGGCTGCACCGGACGGACAACGGCGAGACCCTCTTCGCCACCGATCTCCCGCGCCCCCTCACCTCTGCGGCCGTCGGCCCCGGCGGGCGGCTGCTCGCGGTCTGTCCCGCCGAAGGGCCGATTCAGCTCTGGGACACCCGCGACCGCAAGCGGCTGCCGGGGGCATGGGAGAAGGCGGACAAGACCGTGTGCGGCACCGGCACCGGCGCGGACGGTGGCTCGCGCATGCTGCGGTTCAGCGCGGACGGCAGCCGGCTGGCCGCCGTCTACGGCACCAGCGCACAGGTCTGGGACGTCAGTGCCGGACAGGCGGTCGCCGACTTCACCAGTGACGGAATCACCGGCTTCACCCAGGCGGCTCTCTCACCCGACGGCCGGTTCCTGGCCACGGCGGACGACCACGAACTCGCCGTATGGAGACTCGCCACCGGCGGAACGCTTGTCTTCGGCCGACCGATCTCCCAGGACGAGGCCACCTGGCTCGCCTGGGACCGGGGCACGTCCCGCCTCCTGCGCTATCTGGACGGCGCCACCGTCCACACCCTCGACCTGACCGGCCGGCTCAGCCCTCGCTGGCAGAACACCCCGGTCGACGCGAGCGCGCTCAGTCCCAACGGTCAGGCGCTGGCCACCGTCACCCGGTCCGGCAGCGGCTACCGCTTCGAGCTGCGTACGACGCGGACAGACAAGGTCGTCGCCCACGCGCGTCTCGGTGCTCTGCCGAGCGCGTCCGACGAGGAAGCGCCACTGCTGGCCTACAGCCCGGACAGCAGCGAACTGGGCGTCGCCGACACCGTGTCCTCGCACGGCACCCTGCGGCTGCGCTTCACCGTGTGGGACGTACGGACGCACCGGGTCCGTACGTCCTTCGACTCGGCCGGCGCGGCGGACAGACCTGCCACCGCCGTCGCCCTCGGGCCCGGCGGCCACACGCTGCTCGCCGTCCGGATGACCGCCGACAGCACCGTGACGGAGGTCTGGAACACCGGCGACCGGCGGCGGTCACGGACCCTGCGCGGTCTCTCCGGCGAGGCTCTGGCCTCCCGGCCGGACGGAGATCTGCTCGTGTCCTCGGGCGACCAGTACGCCGATCCGGGCACCGGCAAGGTCTCCGGACGGGCGCTCGCCGACGGGCGCGAGGTCACCGCGCTGGCGTTCAGCCCCGACGGCACCCGGCTCGCCGTCGGCGACGCCCGCGGGCACGTCACGCTGTGGGACGGCGACGTCCGTCGCCGCACGGGGGCCGTGGCCGGTACCTCGGACACGGTCTCCGCAGGCGAGCCTGAGGCGGTGGAGGCGATCGCCTTCTCCTCCGACGGCGGCACCCTGGCCGTCGGAGGTGCGAACGGGACGCTCCGGCTGTGGGACACCGCCACGCAACAGCTGCTCGGCACGGACCTGCCGACACCCGGCGACGAGATCGGCTCCCTCGCCTTCGCCGAGGACGGCGGCACGGTCTACACCAGCAGCCCCTACGTACCGCTCGGGCGTCTGTCCATCGCCCCGGACCGGGCGGTCCGCACCATCTGCGCACGCACCGGCGGTGGACTGACCGAGGCACAGTGGCGGACCTATGTGCCGGACGCGCCGTACGAGAACGTCTGCGCGACCAGCGGCTGA
- the dgoD gene encoding galactonate dehydratase — protein MKITRVETFAVPPRWLFCRIETDDGVVGWGEPVVEGRAATVRTAVHELAEYLVGQDPMRIEDHWQAMTKGTFYRGGPILSSAVAGIDQALWDIAGKTLGVPVHVLLGGPVRERVRAYSWVGGDEPGEIAEAVQAQVEAGFTAVKMNASGRIGKMATAAEVHAVVERARTAREVLGPDRDFAIDFHGRFTTANARRVLPELAALHPLFVEEPVLPEYAHRLHEVVAASPVPIATGERLFSRTDALPALQAGIAVLQPDLSHAGGISEVRRMASLAETFDVLLAPHCPLGPISLASSLQVAFSTPNFLIQEQSIGIHYNAGADVLDYLVDPAVFRFDQGHLNRPLGPGLGIEVDEQAVRRANDSAPDWHGPLWRHDDGSFAEW, from the coding sequence TTGAAAATCACCCGGGTTGAGACCTTCGCCGTACCGCCCCGCTGGCTGTTCTGCCGCATCGAGACCGACGACGGTGTGGTGGGCTGGGGCGAGCCGGTGGTGGAAGGCCGGGCTGCCACCGTACGCACGGCCGTGCACGAGCTCGCCGAGTATCTCGTCGGCCAGGACCCGATGCGTATCGAGGACCACTGGCAGGCCATGACCAAGGGCACCTTCTACCGGGGCGGCCCGATCCTCTCGAGCGCCGTCGCCGGGATCGACCAGGCCCTGTGGGACATCGCGGGAAAGACCCTGGGCGTCCCGGTCCACGTGCTGCTGGGCGGTCCGGTGCGTGAACGGGTGCGTGCCTACAGCTGGGTGGGCGGCGACGAACCCGGCGAGATCGCCGAAGCCGTCCAGGCCCAGGTCGAGGCCGGTTTCACGGCGGTCAAGATGAACGCCAGCGGGCGGATCGGGAAGATGGCCACCGCCGCGGAGGTCCATGCCGTGGTCGAACGGGCCCGCACCGCCCGCGAAGTACTGGGGCCCGACCGGGACTTCGCGATCGACTTCCACGGCCGGTTCACCACCGCCAACGCCCGCCGCGTGCTGCCCGAACTCGCCGCGCTGCACCCGCTGTTCGTCGAGGAACCCGTCCTGCCGGAGTACGCCCACCGCCTCCACGAGGTCGTCGCGGCCTCGCCCGTGCCCATCGCCACCGGAGAGCGTCTCTTCTCCCGCACCGACGCCCTGCCCGCACTGCAGGCCGGCATCGCCGTACTGCAGCCGGACCTCTCGCACGCGGGCGGCATCTCCGAGGTGCGGCGCATGGCATCGCTGGCGGAGACCTTCGACGTGCTGCTGGCCCCGCACTGCCCACTGGGCCCGATCTCCCTCGCCTCCAGCCTCCAAGTCGCCTTCAGCACACCGAACTTCCTCATCCAGGAACAGAGCATCGGCATCCACTACAACGCCGGCGCCGATGTCCTGGACTACCTGGTCGACCCCGCGGTCTTCCGCTTCGACCAGGGCCACCTCAACCGGCCCCTGGGCCCGGGCCTGGGCATCGAGGTCGACGAACAGGCCGTACGCCGCGCAAACGACAGCGCACCGGACTGGCACGGCCCCCTGTGGCGCCACGACGACGGTTCGTTCGCCGAATGGTGA
- a CDS encoding bifunctional 4-hydroxy-2-oxoglutarate aldolase/2-dehydro-3-deoxy-phosphogluconate aldolase, producing MLNHTDFTHELHRSRLVAIVRGSDPKAALASVLALAQEGVRLIEISLTTPDAETVITQAVKEVGTDAVIGAGTVVTRQDAERARDAGARWMVTPALDTGFEHAVTLGVPVLAGALTPTEAVTAMRSGASAVKLFPASLGGPGYLRALRDPLPDLPFVPVGGVDAEAARAYFAAGAVAVGVGSPLLGDAPQGGDLARLRVRAREFLTVCAPGTTA from the coding sequence ATGCTGAACCACACCGACTTCACCCACGAACTGCACCGCAGCCGGCTGGTGGCCATCGTGCGCGGCAGCGACCCCAAGGCCGCGCTGGCCAGCGTCCTGGCCCTCGCCCAGGAGGGCGTGCGCCTGATCGAGATCTCGTTGACGACACCCGACGCCGAAACCGTCATCACCCAGGCCGTCAAGGAGGTGGGCACCGACGCCGTCATCGGAGCGGGCACCGTCGTCACCCGACAGGACGCCGAGCGGGCCCGGGACGCGGGAGCCCGGTGGATGGTGACGCCCGCCCTGGACACGGGCTTCGAGCACGCCGTCACCCTCGGCGTGCCCGTCCTGGCCGGCGCCCTCACGCCGACGGAAGCGGTGACCGCGATGCGGTCCGGCGCCAGCGCGGTCAAGCTGTTCCCCGCCTCCCTGGGCGGCCCCGGCTATCTGCGCGCGCTGCGCGACCCGCTGCCCGACCTGCCGTTCGTGCCGGTGGGAGGAGTGGACGCCGAAGCCGCCCGGGCCTACTTCGCCGCGGGCGCCGTCGCCGTGGGCGTGGGCTCACCCCTGCTCGGTGATGCCCCGCAGGGCGGGGACCTGGCCCGGTTGCGGGTCCGGGCCCGGGAGTTCCTGACCGTGTGCGCGCCGGGAACCACCGCGTGA
- a CDS encoding sugar kinase, which produces MLSLQVDGPLTAGGAARTAVAGAESNVAVGLARLGHTVGWAGRLGADEPGRMILRTLRGEGVHVDRATVDPGAPTGALMRERRVADVARVHYWRTGSAASHMRPPHLQGALSDGARLLHLTGITCALGPGPLDTVRAAAEHAAEHGWTVSFDVNHRTRLWDAAAASAALRPLLGLIDIVIASDDELPVIAGEPGTSEADRVAELLAQGVREVVVKRGAQGADLYLRADQVVHAPAHPVPVADTVGAGDAFCAGYLSGVLDELPPGQRLHRATRTAAFAVASSGDWEGLPHRDELPLLDAAPGAAVR; this is translated from the coding sequence ATGCTCTCGCTCCAGGTGGACGGTCCGCTGACCGCGGGCGGCGCGGCCCGCACGGCGGTCGCCGGCGCGGAGTCCAACGTGGCGGTGGGCCTCGCCCGGCTGGGGCACACGGTCGGCTGGGCCGGCCGCCTCGGTGCCGACGAACCCGGTCGGATGATCCTGCGGACGCTGCGCGGCGAAGGCGTACACGTGGACCGTGCCACCGTCGACCCCGGCGCCCCCACGGGAGCCCTCATGCGCGAGCGCCGGGTCGCCGATGTGGCCCGCGTGCACTACTGGCGCACCGGATCCGCCGCGTCCCACATGCGGCCACCACACCTACAGGGCGCCCTGAGCGACGGAGCCCGCCTCCTGCACCTGACCGGCATCACCTGCGCCCTGGGCCCCGGCCCGCTGGACACCGTACGGGCCGCGGCCGAACACGCCGCCGAGCACGGCTGGACCGTGTCCTTCGACGTGAACCACCGCACCCGCCTGTGGGACGCGGCGGCCGCCTCGGCCGCCCTGCGGCCGCTGCTCGGACTGATCGACATCGTCATCGCCTCCGACGACGAGCTGCCCGTGATCGCCGGAGAGCCCGGCACGTCAGAGGCCGACCGGGTGGCCGAGCTGCTCGCCCAGGGCGTGCGGGAGGTCGTGGTCAAGCGGGGCGCCCAGGGGGCGGACCTGTATCTCCGTGCCGATCAGGTCGTGCACGCCCCGGCCCATCCCGTGCCCGTGGCCGACACGGTGGGCGCGGGCGACGCGTTCTGCGCCGGATACCTCTCCGGCGTACTGGACGAACTGCCGCCCGGACAAAGGCTGCACCGGGCCACCCGCACCGCCGCGTTCGCCGTCGCCAGCTCCGGCGACTGGGAAGGACTGCCCCACCGCGACGAACTTCCCCTCCTGGACGCGGCGCCCGGCGCGGCGGTGCGCTGA
- a CDS encoding SDR family NAD(P)-dependent oxidoreductase, producing the protein MLPARVSLSERLSDRCALVTGAASGIGAATARRLAAEGARVVLADIDTEAGEAVAAGIRKDGGQALFQYCDVADESSWERTAQAARQAFGPVRALVSNAYSVRVAAAHETSAEQWNQQLAVTLSGSFLGVRACLDDLRATDGSIVLVSSVHALIGLPGRPAYAAAKAGLTGLARQLAVEYGGQVRVNSVLPGPVLTQAWDAIGEDDRRASAAETATRRLGRPEEVAAAVAFLVSDDASFVTGASLVVDGGWSVLKNSS; encoded by the coding sequence ATGCTTCCCGCACGGGTATCCCTCTCGGAACGCCTCAGCGACCGGTGCGCGCTCGTCACCGGAGCGGCCTCCGGCATCGGGGCCGCCACGGCACGCCGCCTCGCCGCCGAGGGCGCCCGCGTGGTGCTCGCCGACATCGACACCGAGGCCGGGGAGGCCGTGGCCGCCGGCATCCGGAAGGACGGCGGCCAGGCGCTGTTCCAGTACTGCGACGTCGCCGACGAGTCCTCCTGGGAGCGGACGGCGCAGGCCGCCCGCCAGGCGTTCGGTCCGGTTCGGGCGCTGGTGAGCAACGCCTACAGCGTCCGGGTCGCGGCAGCCCACGAGACCAGCGCCGAGCAGTGGAACCAGCAACTCGCCGTGACCCTGAGCGGATCGTTCCTCGGCGTGCGGGCCTGCCTCGACGACCTGCGGGCCACGGACGGAAGCATCGTGCTGGTGTCCTCGGTGCACGCCCTGATCGGCCTGCCCGGACGGCCCGCCTACGCGGCTGCGAAGGCCGGCCTGACCGGCCTGGCCCGGCAGCTGGCCGTCGAGTACGGCGGGCAGGTCCGCGTCAACAGCGTGCTGCCCGGCCCGGTTCTCACCCAGGCATGGGATGCCATCGGCGAGGACGACCGGCGGGCCAGCGCCGCCGAGACCGCCACGCGCCGCCTGGGCCGGCCCGAGGAGGTCGCCGCCGCCGTCGCCTTCCTCGTCAGCGACGACGCGTCGTTCGTGACGGGGGCGTCCCTGGTCGTCGATGGTGGATGGAGCGTGCTGAAGAACTCCTCGTGA
- a CDS encoding SMP-30/gluconolactonase/LRE family protein, with protein sequence MSVPAHQPVGAFAPVTSDRLELGEGPRLLSDGSVILVDILTGRLLRLPQDETGPLVELARLAQPLGAVAPLGAAGRSPGGWAVATGMDFAVLDEAGKTVRTVAVAPQAGSPQRMNDAVCDPAGRMWAGTMAYDATPGAGALHRWNTDGSVTRVLDGLTVPNGPVFSPDGHTLYLADSAAGTVEAFRVDPGTAELSDRRPVFRVAPEDGSPDGMAVDSDGSVWSAIWGGGQIRRYSPRGQLLQTVDVPALQPTAVCLTGQHLIVTTAAYGLADPGPWDGAVLRATCTATAAATPSASASLAERSV encoded by the coding sequence ATGTCTGTGCCCGCGCACCAGCCGGTCGGCGCGTTCGCCCCCGTCACATCCGACCGGCTGGAACTCGGCGAAGGGCCACGCCTGCTGTCCGACGGCAGCGTGATCCTCGTCGACATCCTCACCGGGAGACTCCTGCGGCTGCCCCAGGACGAGACCGGTCCCCTGGTGGAACTGGCCCGCCTGGCACAGCCGTTGGGCGCGGTCGCCCCGCTGGGCGCCGCTGGCCGGAGCCCTGGTGGCTGGGCCGTGGCCACCGGTATGGACTTCGCCGTTCTGGACGAGGCCGGGAAGACCGTCCGTACGGTCGCGGTGGCCCCCCAGGCCGGAAGCCCGCAGCGCATGAACGACGCGGTCTGTGATCCCGCCGGACGGATGTGGGCCGGCACCATGGCCTACGACGCCACACCCGGCGCCGGCGCGCTGCACCGGTGGAACACCGACGGCTCGGTGACCCGCGTCCTGGACGGGCTGACCGTTCCCAACGGGCCGGTCTTCAGCCCGGACGGCCACACCCTCTACCTCGCCGACTCCGCCGCGGGCACGGTGGAGGCCTTCCGGGTCGACCCCGGCACCGCCGAACTGTCCGACCGCCGCCCGGTGTTCCGCGTCGCACCCGAGGACGGCAGCCCGGACGGCATGGCAGTCGACTCCGACGGCTCTGTCTGGTCGGCGATCTGGGGCGGCGGCCAGATCCGCCGCTACAGCCCGCGGGGACAACTGCTGCAGACCGTGGACGTGCCCGCCCTCCAGCCCACGGCGGTCTGCCTGACCGGACAGCACCTCATCGTGACGACGGCCGCGTACGGACTGGCCGACCCGGGCCCCTGGGACGGAGCCGTACTCCGCGCCACCTGCACGGCCACCGCTGCGGCCACCCCCAGCGCGAGTGCCTCCCTGGCCGAACGGAGCGTCTGA